In Streptomyces venezuelae, the sequence CTGGCGGATCAGTTCGGCGTCGTCGTGCGAGTACTCCATGGCGGATCGACTCCCCGTCGGTGGTGTGGTGCCGTGTGATGGACAGGACCCTACGAACTCAACCGCACTTGAGGTCCAGCCCGGCGGGCCCACCCACGCACCCGCGTGCGGCCCTCCGGCCCGCGGGCGGCACCCTTTCCACGGGATCACCGTCGCGCCGGGTCCGAGCCCGTTCCCCACGGCATCGGAGTGGCCGTCGGCCGCCGCGATGGCGTGGCTTCCGCTCCGGGGCCGCGCACTCCCTAGAGTCGGCGGGGGCGCGGCACCGGGCCGGCCGACCGTCCGGATCAGGTGGGTGAGTCGTGGAACGCATGACGGCCGAGTCACGAACGGGGACGTCCCCGGCCGCCCGGCGGTGGCCCCGGCGGCTGGCCGCCGCGGTGGCGCTGCTCATGCTCTGCGCGCTCCCCGCGGGCGCTGCGGGTGCCGCGCAGCCCGGCGGCGTACGGTCGCCCGCGGGCCCGCCGCTGTACGTGTCCGACTACGGCGGCAACCGGGTGGTGTCCCTGCCCCTGGACGGCGGCGAGCAGAGCACCGTCCCGTTCGACGGCCTGGTACGGCCGACCGGCATGGCCTGGGACGCCGCCGGCCGGCTCTACGTGTCCGACACGGGCAACAACCGGGTCCTCGTGCTGCCCCCGAACGGCGGGGAGCAGGCCGTCGTGCCCACCGCCGGCCTGTCGCGCCCGCTGGGACTCGCCGTCGACCCGGCCGGGAACCTCTACGTCGCCGACAGCTTCAACGACCGGATCGTGAAGGTCCCGGCCGGTGGCGGGGTCCAGACGACCGTCCCCACCACCGGGCTGCTGCATCCCTGGGGGCTGGCCTGGGCGCCCGGAGGGGAGCTGTACGTCTCCGACTTCGTCAACGACCGAGTCGTCAAGGTGGCCGTGGACGGCAGCGGCCAGACCACGGTGCCCACGACCGGGCTCTCCCAGCCGACCGGGCTGGCCCCGAACGCCGCCGGTGACCTGTACATCGCCGACAGCGGCAACAACCGGGTCGTGAAGGTGGCGGCGGGCAGCGGCGCGCAGAGCACGGTGCACACCACCGGCCTCAGCTCCCCGCTGGGCCTCGCGCTCGACGGCTCCGGCGGCCTGTACGTGGCCGACGGCTTCAACAACCGGGTGGTTCGGGTCCGCGAGACGGGCGGCGGGCAGGTCACGCTCGGCTTCACGGGCCTCAACACGCCGACCGGGCTCGCGTTCCCGCCGGCCGCCGCCCGCCCGGGACCCGACCGGGACCGGTAGGCGGTGCCACGGGCCGGCCGCGGCCGGTGCCGGGGCGCGGCCGGCTCATGGCCGCGGCCGCAGGCGGCGCCACAGCGAGGGCCCCGCGCTGAGTGCGAGGGCCAGGCCGACCGCGAGTGCCACCCCCTTCCAGGGCTCCGCGAAGAGGGTGCCGCCCAGGATGCCGATCAGAGCGTACGTCGCCGCCCAGGCCAGGCAGGCCGGGGCGTCGCCGCGGGCGAAGCGGCGCAACGGCAGCTGCGCCAGCAGGCAGGCCAGCATCACCGGGATCCGGCCCGCCGGGACCAGCCGGGACAGGACCAGGACCAGGACCCCGTGCTCGTCGAGCCTCGTCCGCGCCTGCTCCAGCCGCTCCGGTGTGGCCCGGCCGCGCAGCGCCTCCAGCCAGCGCGAGCCGCCCCGTGAGCGCACCCCGCGCTGCCCGAGCCAGTACAGCGTCATGTCCCCGGTGAACGCCGCCAGCGCCGACACCGCGAACACCAGCAGCACCCCGTAGGGCGGCGACTGGTGGTGGAAGGCCACCACGGCCGCCGAACTCACCAGCGCACCCGTCGGGATGACGGGCACCAGCGCGCCCAGGGCCACCAGCAGGAACAAGGCCGGGTACCCCACCGCCTGCTGGGTGCTCTCCGGCGGTACCTGCCCGGCGGCCGCCGCGAGCTCGCGCCATGTCACGGCAGCCGCACCCGCTCGCCGTGCTGCGGCACCCGTACGGCCACCTCGGGCGCCAGCTGCCGTGCGAGCCGCTCGAACTCCTCGCCGGGCGCGTGGAATTCGTGCGGCCGCACCGCGTCCAGCCCGACGGGCCAGTACGTCCCGTAGTGCACCGGGACCGCCGCCGCGGGTGCCAGCCGGGCCAGCGCCTGCGCCGCCCGCGCCGCGTCCAGGTGTCCGGGGCCGAGGTACGGACCCCAG encodes:
- a CDS encoding SMP-30/gluconolactonase/LRE family protein; translated protein: MTAESRTGTSPAARRWPRRLAAAVALLMLCALPAGAAGAAQPGGVRSPAGPPLYVSDYGGNRVVSLPLDGGEQSTVPFDGLVRPTGMAWDAAGRLYVSDTGNNRVLVLPPNGGEQAVVPTAGLSRPLGLAVDPAGNLYVADSFNDRIVKVPAGGGVQTTVPTTGLLHPWGLAWAPGGELYVSDFVNDRVVKVAVDGSGQTTVPTTGLSQPTGLAPNAAGDLYIADSGNNRVVKVAAGSGAQSTVHTTGLSSPLGLALDGSGGLYVADGFNNRVVRVRETGGGQVTLGFTGLNTPTGLAFPPAAARPGPDRDR
- a CDS encoding DedA family protein; the encoded protein is MTWRELAAAAGQVPPESTQQAVGYPALFLLVALGALVPVIPTGALVSSAAVVAFHHQSPPYGVLLVFAVSALAAFTGDMTLYWLGQRGVRSRGGSRWLEALRGRATPERLEQARTRLDEHGVLVLVLSRLVPAGRIPVMLACLLAQLPLRRFARGDAPACLAWAATYALIGILGGTLFAEPWKGVALAVGLALALSAGPSLWRRLRPRP